The following proteins are co-located in the Cydia fagiglandana chromosome 2, ilCydFagi1.1, whole genome shotgun sequence genome:
- the LOC134679504 gene encoding uncharacterized protein LOC134679504 isoform X6, protein MEVQLRSHHKTGLESANFLAALRRFIARRGKPKELDFWRRWSRDYIGTLQERTKWRSARGPSLAVGTVVLVREERLPPCRWRLGKIVATQPGRDGITRVAIIRTARGDIQRAFNNICPLPTSGQVI, encoded by the exons ATGGAAGTCCAACTCCGAAGCCATCATAAAACGG GGCTCGAGTCAGCCAACTTCCTGGCGGCCCTGCGACGGTTCATCGCCAGGAGAGGTAAACCGAAGGAGTTG GACTTCTGGCGGCGCTGGTCACGTGACTACATCGGAACGCTGCAGGAGCGCACGAAGTGGAGGAGCGCGCGCGGCCCAAGCCTCGCAGTCGGCACCGTCGTCCTGGTGCGAGAAGAGCGCCTGCCACCCTGCCGGTGGAGGCTGGGCAAGATCGTCGCGACGCAGCCGGGCCGGGATGGCATCACCAGGGTAGCCATCATCCGAACCGCCAGAGGAGACATCCAACGCGCATTCAATAACATATGTCCTTTACCTACTTCGGGCCAAGTTATATAA
- the LOC134679504 gene encoding uncharacterized protein LOC134679504 isoform X2 yields the protein MRALFDVEPVPSTPSGLRGLESANFLAALRRFIARRGKPKELDFWRRWSRDYIGTLQERTKWRSARGPSLAVGTVVLVREERLPPCRWRLGKIVATQPGRDGITRVAIIRTARGDIQRAFNNICPLPTSGQVI from the exons ATGCGAGCCTTGTTCGATGTGGAACCTGTACCGTCAACTCCTTCAGGTCTTAGAG GGCTCGAGTCAGCCAACTTCCTGGCGGCCCTGCGACGGTTCATCGCCAGGAGAGGTAAACCGAAGGAGTTG GACTTCTGGCGGCGCTGGTCACGTGACTACATCGGAACGCTGCAGGAGCGCACGAAGTGGAGGAGCGCGCGCGGCCCAAGCCTCGCAGTCGGCACCGTCGTCCTGGTGCGAGAAGAGCGCCTGCCACCCTGCCGGTGGAGGCTGGGCAAGATCGTCGCGACGCAGCCGGGCCGGGATGGCATCACCAGGGTAGCCATCATCCGAACCGCCAGAGGAGACATCCAACGCGCATTCAATAACATATGTCCTTTACCTACTTCGGGCCAAGTTATATAA
- the LOC134679504 gene encoding uncharacterized protein LOC134679504 isoform X7: protein MISLRYRTGSRHCAARKVTSRPKRPNDFWRRWSRDYIGTLQERTKWRSARGPSLAVGTVVLVREERLPPCRWRLGKIVATQPGRDGITRVAIIRTARGDIQRAFNNICPLPTSGQVI from the exons ATGATTTCTCTGAGATACAGGACCGGATCGAGACACTGTGCAGCGAGGAAGGTGACATCGAGGCCCAAGAGGCCGAAC GACTTCTGGCGGCGCTGGTCACGTGACTACATCGGAACGCTGCAGGAGCGCACGAAGTGGAGGAGCGCGCGCGGCCCAAGCCTCGCAGTCGGCACCGTCGTCCTGGTGCGAGAAGAGCGCCTGCCACCCTGCCGGTGGAGGCTGGGCAAGATCGTCGCGACGCAGCCGGGCCGGGATGGCATCACCAGGGTAGCCATCATCCGAACCGCCAGAGGAGACATCCAACGCGCATTCAATAACATATGTCCTTTACCTACTTCGGGCCAAGTTATATAA
- the LOC134679504 gene encoding uncharacterized protein LOC134679504 isoform X4, translated as MWNLYRQLLQVLEDFKTFLKNRADRLEATSPAVPSDAPITSKKAMVTTSEPIKGSSQPTSWRPCDGSSPGEVNRRSWTSGGAGHVTTSERCRSARSGGARAAQASQSAPSSWCEKSACHPAGGGWARSSRRSRAGMASPG; from the exons ATGTGGAACCTGTACCGTCAACTCCTTCAGGTCTTAGAG GACTTCAAAACCTTCCTAAAGAACCGAGCTGACCGGCTGGAAGCGACCAGCCCAGCAGTACCATCGGACGCACCCATCACTTCCAAGAAGGCCATGGTAACCACGTCCGAACCTATTAAG GGCTCGAGTCAGCCAACTTCCTGGCGGCCCTGCGACGGTTCATCGCCAGGAGAGGTAAACCGAAGGAGTTG GACTTCTGGCGGCGCTGGTCACGTGACTACATCGGAACGCTGCAGGAGCGCACGAAGTGGAGGAGCGCGCGCGGCCCAAGCCTCGCAGTCGGCACCGTCGTCCTGGTGCGAGAAGAGCGCCTGCCACCCTGCCGGTGGAGGCTGGGCAAGATCGTCGCGACGCAGCCGGGCCGGGATGGCATCACCAGGGTAG
- the LOC134679504 gene encoding uncharacterized protein LOC134679504 isoform X3 has translation MTNQYQMTIVPKPRSSSPSDFKTFLKNRADRLEATSPAVPSDAPITSKKAMVTTSEPIKGSSQPTSWRPCDGSSPGEVNRRSWTSGGAGHVTTSERCRSARSGGARAAQASQSAPSSWCEKSACHPAGGGWARSSRRSRAGMASPG, from the exons ATGACGAATCAATACCAAATGACCATAGTCCCCAAGCCCCGCAGCAGCAGCCCCTCG GACTTCAAAACCTTCCTAAAGAACCGAGCTGACCGGCTGGAAGCGACCAGCCCAGCAGTACCATCGGACGCACCCATCACTTCCAAGAAGGCCATGGTAACCACGTCCGAACCTATTAAG GGCTCGAGTCAGCCAACTTCCTGGCGGCCCTGCGACGGTTCATCGCCAGGAGAGGTAAACCGAAGGAGTTG GACTTCTGGCGGCGCTGGTCACGTGACTACATCGGAACGCTGCAGGAGCGCACGAAGTGGAGGAGCGCGCGCGGCCCAAGCCTCGCAGTCGGCACCGTCGTCCTGGTGCGAGAAGAGCGCCTGCCACCCTGCCGGTGGAGGCTGGGCAAGATCGTCGCGACGCAGCCGGGCCGGGATGGCATCACCAGGGTAG
- the LOC134679504 gene encoding uncharacterized protein LOC134679504 isoform X5, with protein MTNQYQMTIVPKPRSSSPSDFKTFLKNRADRLEATSPAVPSDAPITSKKAMGSSQPTSWRPCDGSSPGEVNRRSWTSGGAGHVTTSERCRSARSGGARAAQASQSAPSSWCEKSACHPAGGGWARSSRRSRAGMASPG; from the exons ATGACGAATCAATACCAAATGACCATAGTCCCCAAGCCCCGCAGCAGCAGCCCCTCG GACTTCAAAACCTTCCTAAAGAACCGAGCTGACCGGCTGGAAGCGACCAGCCCAGCAGTACCATCGGACGCACCCATCACTTCCAAGAAGGCCATG GGCTCGAGTCAGCCAACTTCCTGGCGGCCCTGCGACGGTTCATCGCCAGGAGAGGTAAACCGAAGGAGTTG GACTTCTGGCGGCGCTGGTCACGTGACTACATCGGAACGCTGCAGGAGCGCACGAAGTGGAGGAGCGCGCGCGGCCCAAGCCTCGCAGTCGGCACCGTCGTCCTGGTGCGAGAAGAGCGCCTGCCACCCTGCCGGTGGAGGCTGGGCAAGATCGTCGCGACGCAGCCGGGCCGGGATGGCATCACCAGGGTAG
- the LOC134679504 gene encoding uncharacterized protein LOC134679504 isoform X1 codes for MYRCIYLKPNQQYLQCIFWRENTHQRLQIYMLTTLSFGLKSAPHIATRCLLQLSKENQHTFPAAAEAIANQFYMDDFIAGGDDENQVAETASQVNEILRGANFTLRKWKSNSEAIIKRVSETHTHQNTSTTEFGDKTHKVLGLAWSSDSDELMYTIKENQISHPITKRKVLGVISSIFDPLGLTGPVIVVAKIFIQKLFKAQLDWDTELTQDLIQEWNTFYRDLFLLNQLKISRCTVIPNYVTIQIHGFCDSSIKAYGAAIYIRSSDRVGNVQVHLLYSKSKITPIKSQTVPNLELCSSLLLATHVDKVKRALKCDLSGINLWSDSKITLCWIKNSNLKLTCFVSNRVTKILSLTNKQDWSWVRSEENPADLLSRGVAPGKLETNQLWWSGPAWLSQSSDTWPTHDSESLDHIPEAESDVDITLTLAINTESNDTIQYLFHRWSSDKTLIHVLAYILRFIYNTKNKTRTINPNIKLSGPLSVEELKTSDHTLIRHSQMESFPHEYKLLQNNKPVLNKSKILSLHPFMKDGLIRVGGRIGLSHYAYEKKHPLILSHEHTFTKLLMENAHVRTLHAGPQLLLSTIRERIWPTKGRMLASKIVNKCVPCFRANPKTTNPIMGDLPPSRVNPSPPFAITGIDYGGPYNIRDRTGRGYKVYKCYIAVFICFATKAIHLELITGLESANFLAALRRFIARRGKPKELDFWRRWSRDYIGTLQERTKWRSARGPSLAVGTVVLVREERLPPCRWRLGKIVATQPGRDGITRVAIIRTARGDIQRAFNNICPLPTSGQVI; via the exons ATGTAcagatgtatttatttaaaaccaaATCAACAATACCTACAATGCATATTTTGGCGTGAAAATACTCACCAACGACTCCAAATTTATATGCTGACTACATTAAGTTTCGGCTTAAAGTCAGCACCACATATTGCAACCAGATGTTTGTTACAATTGTCAAAGGAGAACCAACACACATTTCCAGCAGCTGCAGAGGCCATAGCGAACCAGTTCTACATGGACGATTTTATCGCCGGCGGTGACGACGAGAATCAGGTAGCCGAAACTGCATCACAGGTGAACGAGATCCTGCGAGGAGCCAACTTCACGCTGCGGAAATGGAAGTCCAACTCCGAAGCCATCATAAAACGGGTGAGCGAAACACATACACACCAAAACACATCTACCACCGAATTTGGAGATAAAACACATAAGGTCCTGGGTTTAGCGTGGTCTAGTGACTCAGATGAGCTTATGTATACCATTAAAGAAAACCAAATTTCACACCCAATCACCAAAAGAAAGGTACTAGGGGTAATTTCGTCCATTTTTGACCCCCTAGGCTTGACAGGACCAGTCATTGTAGTAGCCAAAATATTTATCCAAAAATTATTTAAGGCTCAATTAGATTGGGATACCGAATTAACACAAGACTTGATCCAAGAATGGAACACATTCTATCGAGACTTGTTTTTATTAAACCAATTAAAAATTTCGAGATGTACAGTCATACCTAATTATGTAACGATACAAATTCATGGATTTTGTGACAGCAGTATTAAAGCCTATGGCGCTGCCATTTATATACGATCGAGCGATAGGGTAGGAAACGTCCAAGTTCACCTACTttattcaaaatcaaaaatcaCACCAATTAAATCCCAAACTGTTCCAAATTTGGAACTTTGTTCCAGTTTACTTCTCGCAACACATGTAGATAAAGTAAAACGAGCATTAAAATGTGACCTTTCCGGAATCAACCTGTGGTCAGATTCAAAAATAACTTTGTGTTGGATTAAAAATAGTAACCTTAAATTAACTTGTTTTGTTAGTAACAgagtcacaaaaatattatcacTTACAAACAAGCAAGACTGGTCCTGGGTCCGCTCGGAGGAGAACCCCGCCGACCTTTTGTCCCGAGGGGTAGCACCAGGCAAGCTGGAAACCAACCAGTTATGGTGGTCCGGGCCCGCGTGGTTAAGCCAGAGTTCTGACACATGGCCAACCCACGATTCTGAGTCACTGGATCACATACCCGAGGCCGAGAGCGACGTAGACATAACACTCACCTTGGCTATTAACACAGAATCTAACGACACGATACAATATCTTTTTCACAGGTGGTCTAGTGATAAAACACTTATTCATGTATTAGCATACATACTTCGATTTATAtataacacaaaaaataaaacacgAACAATTAAtccaaatataaaattatcaGGACCATTGTCCGTAGAAGAATTAAAAACATCGGATCACACATTAATCAGACATTCACAAATGGAATCATTTCCACATGAATATAAATTGTTGCAAAATAACAAACCGGTTCTTAACAAATCCAAAATATTATCTTTACACCCATTCATGAAGGACGGACTCATTCGCGTAGGCGGACGAATCGGTCTTTCGCATTATGCATATGAAAAAAAGCACCCTTTAATACTAAGTCACGAACACACGTTTACCAAACTACTGATGGAAAACGCACACGTACGTACTCTGCACGCTGGCCCTCAGTTATTACTATCTACTATTCGCGAGCGCATCTGGCCAACTAAAGGTAGAATGTTAGcttcaaaaattgtaaataaatgcGTTCCGTGTTTTAGAGCAAATCCAAAGACTACTAACCCTATAATGGGAGACTTACCCCCCTCGAGGGTAAACCCATCCCCCCCCTTTGCTATCACGGGTATCGATTATGGAGGACCTTATAACATTAGAGATAGGACAGGACGTGGTTACAAGGTCTATAAGTGCTATATTGcagtatttatttgttttgcaACAAAGGCAATTCATCTCGAATTAATTACAGGGCTCGAGTCAGCCAACTTCCTGGCGGCCCTGCGACGGTTCATCGCCAGGAGAGGTAAACCGAAGGAGTTG GACTTCTGGCGGCGCTGGTCACGTGACTACATCGGAACGCTGCAGGAGCGCACGAAGTGGAGGAGCGCGCGCGGCCCAAGCCTCGCAGTCGGCACCGTCGTCCTGGTGCGAGAAGAGCGCCTGCCACCCTGCCGGTGGAGGCTGGGCAAGATCGTCGCGACGCAGCCGGGCCGGGATGGCATCACCAGGGTAGCCATCATCCGAACCGCCAGAGGAGACATCCAACGCGCATTCAATAACATATGTCCTTTACCTACTTCGGGCCAAGTTATATAA